ACGGCGCCATGATGCAGTCGACCTCCGACACCGAGGTGATCCTGCACCTGGTGGCGCGCTCCAGGCGCAGCCGCTTCATCGAGCGCTATATCGATGCGCTGCGCGAGATCGAAGGCGCCTATGCGCTGGTCTCGCTCACCAACAAGAAGCTGGTCGGCGCGCGCGATCCGCGCGGCATCCGCCCGCTGGTGCTGGGAGAGCTCGACGGCTGCCCGATCCTGACGTCGGAGACCTGCGCGCTCGACATCATCGGCGCGCGCTTCGTGCGCGACATCGAGCCCGGCGAAGTCATCGTGTTCGACGAGAACGGCCAGGACATCCACAAGCCGTTCCCGCCGATGGCGCCGCGCCCCTGCATCTTCGAATACATCTACTTCTCGCGTCCGGACTCCATCGTCCACGGCCGCTCGGTCTACGAGGTGCGCAAGGCCTTTGGCGCCCAGCTCGCGCGCGAGAGCCATGTGCCCGTCGACGTCGTGGTGCCGGTGCCGGATTCCGGCGTGCCGGCCGCCGTCGGCTACAGCCAGCATTCGGGCGTACCGTTCGAGCTCGGCATCATCCGCAACCACTATGTCGGCCGCACCTTCATCCAGCCGACGCAGGCGATCCGCGAATCCGGCGTGCGCATGAAGCACTCGGCCAACCGCGCCGCGATCGAAGGCAAGCGCATCATCCTGATCGACGACTCGCTGGTGCGCGGCACCACGTCGAAGAAGATCGTGCGCATGATGCGCGATGCCGGCGCCAAGGAGGTGCACTTCCGCCTCGCTTCGCCCCCGATCCTCTATCCCGACTATTACGGCATCGACCTGCCCGACCGCGGCGGCCTCCTGGCCGCGACGCATTCGCTGGAGGAGATGCGCGAGCTGATCGGCGCCGACTCGCTCGCCTTCCTGTCGATCGACGGCATGTACCGCGCGATGGGCGAGCCCGGCCGCGACCCCGCCAATCCGAAGTTTGCGGATCACTGCTTCACCGGCGTCTATCCGACCCACCTCACCGACCAGACCCAGATCGAGCCGCAGCCGCGGCAGCTGTCGCTGCTGGCGGAGGCGAGCTGACCCTGTCGCGTTGAGTTGGTCGTCCCGGCGAAGGCCGGGGCCCATAACCGCAGGCCCATGTGGTTCAAAGCAGGTCGCAACGACCATTTTCATCATCAATAATCGTCACGGCGTATGGGTCCCGGCCTCCGCCGGGACGACGCTGGATAAAGACGTCCGATGACAAAGCCCCTCGCTGATCGTATCGCTCTCGTCACCGGCGCCTCCCGCGGCATCGGCTTTGCCGCGGCGCTCGCGCTGGCCAAGGCCGGCGCGCATATCGTTGCGACCGCGCGCACGCAAGGCGGGCTCGAGGAGCTCGACGACGAGATCCGGAAAGACGGCGGCAGCGCCACGCTGGTACCACTCAACCTCACGGATACCGACGGCATCGCGCGGCTTGGTGCCGGCCTGCACGAGCGCTACGGCAAGCTCGACATCCTCGTCGGCAATGCCGGCGTGCTCGGCCCCTCCTCGCCGATCGGCCATATCGAGCTGAAGACGTTCAACGACGTCATGGCCGTGAACGTCTCCGCGAACTTCCAGCTGATCCGCTGCATGGAGCCGCTGCTGAAGCAGTCCGACGCCGGCCGCGCCGTGTTCATCACCTCGGGCGCCGCCAACAAGGCAACCGCCTATGTCAGCCCCTACGCCGCCTCCAAGGCCGCGCTGGAGACGCTGGCGCGCGCCTGGGCGCAGGAGACCGCGAACACCGCCATCCGCGTCAATTTGTTCAACCCAGGCCCGATCCGCACCCGCATGCGTGCGACCCTGATGCCGGGCGAGGATCCGGCGACGCTCGACACGCCCGAGCAAGTCGCCGAATTCATCGTCCCGATGTGCGCGCCCGACTGGACCGAGACCGGCAAATTCTACGACTACAAGACGCGCAGCCTGATGAGCTTCCGCGCACCGGCCTGATTGACTCGGACGCGCTGAAATAGCGTCTCAACGCATTTGCTCAAAGGTTAACCGACGGATGACGCTACGACGCAGCGTCATCCGGCTTTTGGTGCATTGCCGCCGGCCGTGGGACAGGCTACGGAGTCCGCCGGACCAAGGCTTCATCCAAGAAAGCCGTCCGCAATTATTTTGACAATGGAGGAAACCCTTTATGACAACGATCGCGCGCCGCTCCGCGGCCCTTCTGGCTTGTGCCGCCGTTTTCGGTTTTGCATCATCCGCCTACGCCCAGGACAAGACCGTCACGATCGGCGTGCTCAACGACATGTCCAGCCTCTACGCCGATATCGGCGGTCCCGGCTCCGTGGTGGCCGTGAAGATGGCGGTCGAGGATTCGGGCCTGCTGGCAAAGGGCTGGAAGATCGATGTCGTCAGCGGCGATCACCAGAACAAGCCTGATGTCGGCGTCAACATCGCGCGGCAGTGGATCGACACCCAGAAGGTCGACATGATCACCGACACGCCGAACTCCGGCGTGGCGCTGGCGGTCAGCAACGTTGCCAAGGAAAAGAACGTCGTCCTGCTCAACAATGGCGGTGCCAGCGCCGACCTCACCGGCAAGGCCTGCAACGCCAACACGATCTCCTACACTTACGACACCTACATGCTCGCCAACGGCACCGGCAAGGCGCTGACCAAGGCCGGCGGCGATAGCTGGTTCTTCCTGACCGCCGACTATGCCTTCGGCGCCGCGCTCGAGCGCGACACCAGCGCGGTTGTGACCGCAAACGGCGGCAAGGTGCTCGGCGGCGTCAAGCATCCGCTCAACACGTCGGATTTCTCGTCGTTCCTGCTCCAGGCGCAGAACTCCAAGGCGAAGATCATCGGGCTTGCCAACGCCGGCGGCGACACCACCAACGCGATCAAGCAGGCGGCCGAATTCGGCATCGTCGAAGGCGGCCAGAAACTCGCGGCGCTGCTGCTCTTCATCAACGACGTCCACTCGCTCGGCCTCAAGACCGCGCATGGCCTGACCTTCACGGAATCCTTCTACTGGGATCTCAACGATTCCACGCGTGCCTGGTCGAAGCGCTTCCAGGAAAGGACGGCCAACAAGGCGATGCCGTCGATGACGCAGGCGGGCAACTATGCCGGCGTGATCCATTACCTCAAGGCGCTGGAAGCGCTCGGCGGCAATCCGCATGACGGCGCCAAGGTCGTCGCCAAGATGAAGGAGATCCCGACCGACGATCCGCTGTTCGGCAAGGGCCCGCTTCGCGAGGACGGCCGCCGCATCATCCCGGCCTATCTGTTCGAGGTGAAGAAGCCCGAGGAGTCGAAGGGTCCCTGGGATTATTACAAGCTGGTCTCGACCATCCCGGCGGAAGATGCCGCAAGGCCCCTCAAGGACAGCGAATGCCCGCTGGTGAAGAAGTAAGCGAGATATCGTAGGGTGGGTTTAGCCCTGCGGCTGCGCTTTGCGCAGCCCGGGGCTAACCACCCTACGAGACCGTCTTTGTGGCAGCCAGCGTTCGCACCGCGATCGCCACGCACACCACCATCCTCACGACGGCCGCTTGCGCTTGTGGGCGAACGGATTGGCCTTTTCGCGCAGCGTGATGCGCACCGGCGTGCCCGGCAGGTCGAAGGCCTCGCGCATCGAGTTGATGAGATAGCGCAGGTAAGACTGCGGCACTGCGTCCGCACGCGAGCAGAACAGCACGAAGCTCGGCGGCCGCGCCTTGGTCTGGGTGATGTAGTTCAGCTTCAGCCGGCGGCCCGAGACGGCCGGCGGCGGATTGGCCTGGATCGCCTGCTCGAACCAGCGATTGAGCGCAGAGGTCGGCACGCGCCGGTTCCAGAGCGCATAGGCGTCCTGGATGGCCTGCATCAGGCGGTCGATCCCCTCGCCCATCAGGCCTGAGACGGCGACGATCGGCACGCCCTTGAGCTGCGGCAGCCAATGATCGGCGTCGCGGCGCAGAGCCGAAATCGCGCCGCCGCCCTTGGTCTCCATCAGATCCCATTTGTTGACCGCGAGCACGACCGCCCGGCCCTCGCGCTCGATCAAATCGGCGATGCGCAGATCCTGCTCCTCGAAGCGATTCTGCGAATCCATCATCATCACGACGACTTCGGCGAAGCGCACCGCACGCAGCGCGTCGGCGACCGAGAGCTTCTCCAGCTTTTCCTCGATGCGGGAGCGCCGGCGAAGGCCTGCGGTGTCGAACACCCTGAACTCGCGGCCCTTCCAGTTGATCTCGACCGCGATGGAATCGCGCGTCGTGCCGGCCTCGGGGCTCGTCAGCAGGCGCTCCTCGCCGAGCAGATGGTTGATCAGCGTCGACTTGCCTGCATTGGGACGACCGACGATGGCCACCCGGATCGGGCGCGTCGCGGCCTCTTCCTCGGAGACGGGCTCGTCGTCCTCGGCCTCATCCTCCTCGACAGGCTCCGGCATCAGCTTGGCAAGCGCGTCGTAGAGTTCGCCCATGCCTTCGCCATGTTCGGCCGAGATCTGGATGGGGTCACCCAGCCCAAGCGCAAAGGATTCCATCGCGCCGGCATCGCCGTGCTTGCCTTCGCTCTTGTTGGCGATCAGCAAGACCGGCTTGTTGGCCTTGCGGGCGAAATCGGCAAACGCGCGGTCCGTCGGCGTGAGCCCGATGCGGGCATCGATCACGAAGAACAACGCATCCGCTTGCGCAATCGCAGCCTCAGTCTGCTCCTGCATGCGCGCAGTCAGCGAGCCCTTGGCGCCTTCATCGAGGCCTGCGGTGTCGATGATGGTAAACTCGAGATCGCCGAGCCTGGCCTCACCTTCGCGGCGGTCGCGGGTGACGCCCGGCAGATCATCGACAAGCGCGAGCTTCTGTCCGACCAGGCGGTTGAACAGCGTCGACTTGCCGACATTGGGCCGGCCGATGATGGCAATCGTAAAGGGCATCGGTCATTCGTGCGCCGCCGGGGCTGCGCCTGTCAATTCGGTGAAAAATATCAGCGCGAGAAACTGCCGCTGGGCATCGGCGCCGGGAAGGCCCCCTGCGTCTGCTGTTGCTGGGTGGTCTGCTGCGCCGGCTGCTGGGCGGATTGCTGGTCCGGCGGCGGCGCGGTGGTGCGCTTTCGGACGATCTTGTGCTTGGGCGGCGGAGCGGCGGTCGCCGGTACAGCCTCGGGCTGGGCCTCGCCGTCGACCTCGCCCGCCGGCGCTGCAGCGGGAGCCGCAGCGGTCGCGGGCGGCCGCTTGGTCTTCTTGCCCTTGGCCGATTTTGATGATTTCGCGGGCTCGGCGGGCGGCGGCTCAGCCGGCAGTGCCGCGGCGTCCGGAGCATCCTGTTGCTGCTGCGCCCCCTTGTACAATTCCTTCGGCACGCCCTGCTCGAGGCCCGGCACGCCCTCGGGGAAGACGGGCTTGCGCTCGCCCGGCAGCTTCTTCTTGGTGTCGAGCCAGTCGAGCAAATCGCTCGGATCGAATCCGCCGCTGGAGCAACCGCCCAGGACGCCTGTGAAGGCGATCAGGACGACAGCTGCGATCAAACGTGGCGTGCGGCGCATATCAGTATCTCGTCTCAGCTCTCGGGACCGTCAGCTCGGCTGCTCTCAGCTCTTGGCGACGGGCGGCAGCAGGGCCTGGAGCGCCTCGGCGCGCGAGCGCAGGCCCGGCGGAGTTTCGCCGTCCTCGGCGATCGCATCGACCCATTTGCGGGCCGCGGCCATGTCGTTGTTACGCCAGGCCGACAACGCCAGCAGCTCGCGGGCGCTGTGGCGGAAGGTCGATTTGGGCTCGGCGGATGTCTCCAGCCGCTGCTGAATGTCGGCGTAGCTCGCGCTGTCCACCAGCAGGCTCGCCGCGCGAATCTTCGCCAAATCCTGCCACTCGCTGCCGACGCTGCGGTCAGCGGCGATGTCGTCATACATCTTCGCCGCAGCCTTGGGATCGCGGGCCGACGCCTCCGCGGCGGCACGGAGCCGCGACAGGGTGCGATAGCCGAACGGGGCCTTGGCAGCGAGATCGGCAAAGGCCGTTTCGGCCTCCGCGTGCTTGCCCTGCTCCGACAGTTCGACCGCCTTTTCGAAGGTGGCGCCGGCCTCGGCGGCCTTCTTGGCCTCGAGGTACTGGTAGCCGCGCCAGCCGCCCACGGCCGCCACGATCAGCACCATCAGGGCGATGAAGTAGAGCGAATATTTATCCCACAGCTTTTTGAGCTGCTCGCGACGTACTTCCTCGTCGACTTCGTCAAATAATTCAGACACTTAAGATAATCCCATGCCCGGCCGGGAGCGCGCGCCAGATCGCGCGCGACAAAAGCCCGTCCCCACGTCGCGGCGGCGATACCCTATCGATATGGCGGTGGCAAGGCAAAGCAAGGCCGATCAAGGCGTTAACGCGCGATCCGGGATATCCCGGGGCTGCCCCAACGGCGCTCAACCACCTACCAGAGCTCCCGCAACTGTCGCTTCAGGACCTTGCCATTGGCGTTGCGCGGCAGGGGATCGGCGGTGATCGCCATGGTCTCCGGCACCTTGTAATCGGACAGCCGCTCGGCGCACCAGGCCCGCAAGTCCTCGCTGCCGACCTGCACGCGCGTGACCACGACCGCGTGGACGCGCTCACCAAGGACCGGGCATGGCTTTGCGATGATCGCGCTCTCGACCACGGCGGGATGGCCGGCCAGCACGGACTCGACCTCGGCCGAATAGATCTTGAGGCCGCCGCGGTTGATCATGTCCTTCTGCCGGTCGAACACGCGGACGAACCCATCCGAATCGACCGAGCCGAGATCGCCGGAATGCCAGAAGCCGGCGGTAAAGCTCTCGGCCGTCGCTTTCGGGTTGTTCCAGTAGCCCTTGATGACGGAGGCGCTCTGAATCCAGAGTTCGCCGATCTCGCCGGGTGGAAGTTCGCGGCCATTCGCTCCCATTGCGATGATCCGCGCACCCGGACACGGCAGGCCGACGCTGTCGATATGGCTTGCCGTCAGCTCGCCCGGCATGATGGTGGACGGCGAGGTCGTCTCGGTCGCGCCGTAGCAATTCGCAAGCTTCAGGCCGGGAATTGCCGCCTTGAGCTTCTCGATGGTCGCGACCGGCATCGGCGCGCCACCGAAGCCGCCGATGCGCCAGCTCGCAAGATCGTAGCTGTCGAAATCGGGCTGCAGCAGACAGAGATTGTACATCGCCGGCACCATCACCGTGTAGGTGACGCGCTCGCGCGCCGCGAGCTTGAGGTAATCGGCGGCCTTGAATTCCGGCATGATGATCAGCGCGCCGCCGCAGCAGATCATCGTCGTGATGTTGGCGACGACGCCGGTGACGTGAGCGAGCGGGACGGCTGCAATCGAGCGGTCGGCCGCCGTCAATTCCAGGCAAGACACGAACACCATTGAGGAATGCACGATGTTGCAGTGAGCCAGCATGGCGCCTTTCGGCTTGCCCGTCGTGCCCGAGGTGTAGAGGATCATCGCGGTGTCCTCCTCGTTCGCCTCGATCGGCGTTGGGGCCGGCGCGTTGTCCGCCAGCACGGAAAAACGCGACAGCTTCGCGTCGTCGTCGATGGCGATGCGGTGGATGACGTCAGGAACATCCCGCGCGTCCGGCAGCCGCTCAGCGAGCGCCGCCTCGTGGATCAGGATCTTGGCGCCGCAATCGGCGAGCACATAAGCGATCTCCGGTTTCTGCTGGCGCGTGCCGAGCAATACCGTAACCAGCCCCTCGTGCGCGGCGGCGAACAGCAACAGCGGAAATTCGATGCGATTGCCGAGCAGGATCGCAACACGGTCACCGCGTTGCAGGCCGAGCCTGCGAAAGCCCGATGCAATCCGCGCCGCCTGCTCCACCGTTTGCTGCCAGCTCAGCCGGACATGCCCGCAGACGAGCGCTTCGCCCTCGCCGTTGCGCGCCGAGGTCTGCGCTATCATTGCCCACAAGCTGGAAGGCCGATCGACGAAAGCCGGCACCACCCGATCGCCAAAACGCGCCTCGGACCGCATCGGCGGAATCTGAGATCGTGACCAGTCCATCGGAGAGTCCTCGTCTTGTTGCTTTTGTCACCCTCCACGCATCGACACGGGGGTGATGTCTTGCGCTGATCTTCTATCCGCCCATGACGGGAACACCAATCACGACAGGATGGAACGCAAACGCCAGCGCCAGATAGACGACGATGCCGACTGCGATCGCAATCAGATCATTGGTGACGCCGCCCACCGGAATCGGCGGGCCGCCGCTGTCGGCGCGATGCTTCAGCGAGATGCGATCATATACGCCCCAACCCAGGAACGAGCCGAACAGGATGATGGAGCCAAGATCGCCATTGGCGAGCAGATGCGCAAAGGCCCAAAGCTTCACCCCAGCGAGCATCGGATGCTTCAGCGTCGCATAGATGCGCCCGCGCAGATAGGAGGCGACCACCAGGATGACGGCAGGCAGCATCAGCGCGATCGTGATGTGCTTCATCGCCTTGGGCGGATGCCAGACGTCGATCCAGCCGGTCGCGCGATAGTGGCCAAAGCCCCAGACGATCAGCGCCAGCCCTGCAAGCGAGACGACCGAATAGAGGATCTTGTAGGTCCCTTCCCCCAGCCGCGCGATCGCCTGCGCGCGTGCGTCCCGCTTCGTTGTGAAAACATGAGCGGCGAAAAACAGCACCAGCCCCAGGATCATGACCAGCAGACCCACGACGTCCTCCCCTTCAAGCACCGCCCCGCCTCTGAGGTATCATTGATTGGCCGCCGGTCGCAACTGACGGGCTATCTTCCGAGCTCTCGATTGTCGACATAGCGGATCGCAATTGGCCGTCCGGCCAACGCGCCACCAAGGCCGGTGGTGAACTTCAGCGGCAGACAGGCGTTCAGGGACGAATTGATCGCGTCGAGGTAGATGGTTCTGATATCGGCGGGGACGCCTGCCGTCGCAAAGGTCAGCCGCGGCGGACCGATCAGGCCGCCGGCCTTGTTGAAGCTGAAGCGGACAGCCATCTGCATGCCCGCGCGCGCCTTGTCAGACGGCGGTGACCAGCACGTCCGCAGCTCGGCAAAGAGATCGCCGATCGTATCGAGATCATGATCCGGCTTTTGATACTTGGCCCGATCGGCCTCCGCCGGCACGCTCTCGATCGTGAGCTGGAGATTCTCGCCGTAGGGATAGTCGATCTCGGGAATGCAGGGGCCGGGCTCCAGCGGACTGCAATAGGACGGCGTGCAGGGCCTGAAGTCGAGCACACTGCACGGCTCGTGCGCAAACGGGATCGGATTGATCTGGCGACGCTGCGCGGCGGCGGCGACGGTCGAGAATGCCAACAGTGTGAAAACGAGAATACCGCGCCACATGCTTCGAGCTCGCGATGTCACGCGACAAACGTGGCACCGACCGTGGAAGCGTCAAGCCTGCGGGCGTTCACATGCTCGCGTTCAGGCAATGGTGTCGTCCTCGCGTTCAGGCAATGGTGTCGTCGCCCGGCTCGACCGGGCGACCCAGTATTCCAGAGAAAGTTGTGATTGGGTCGAGAGGCCTCGGCGTACTGGATGCCCCGGTCAAGCCCGGTCAAGCCGGGGCATGACAGCGGAGGGTGTGGCCGCAGAGCCTAAGGACGCGGTAGGCAGTACGTGCCCCCTAGCCCTTCTTCTTGACGTCCTTGACGTTGGTGAACTCGATGCCCTCGGCGCGCTCTTTGGTGTAGCCGAGGTAGAACTCGTTCCGCGCCAGGTACACGGGATCGCCGTCGACATCGTCAGCAATGCTTGAGGTGTTCGCCGCGATGAACGTGTCGAGTTTCTTGCGATCCTCCGAGGAGACCCAGCGCGCGAGCTGGAACTCACTCACCTCGAACTCGACCGGCAATGAATATTCAGCTTCGAGCCGCGCCTTGAGCACGTCGAGCTGCAGCGCACCGACCACACCGACCAGCGCCGGCGCACCGTCGCGCGGACGGAACACCTGGACGACGCCCTCCTCCGACATCTGCTGAAGGGCTTCCTTCAGCTTCTTCGCCTTCATCGCGTCGGTGAGACGGACGCGGCGGACGATTTCAGGCGCGAAGCTCGGGACGCCGACGAAATTGAAGTCCTCGCCCTCGGTCAGCGTATCGCCGATGCGCAGCGTGCCGTGATTGGGGATGCCGACGACGTCGCCGGCAAAGGCCTCGTCGGCCACCGAACGATCCTGGGCAAAGAAGAATTGCGGGCTCGACAGCGGCATGCTCTTGCCGGTGCGCACCAGCTTTGCCTTCATGCCGCGGCTGAGCTTGCCCGAGCAAAGGCGCGCGAACGCGATGCGGTCGCGGTGGTTCGGATCCATGTTGGCCTGGATCTTGAACACGAAGGCGCTCATGCGCGGGTCGGTCGCTTCGACCCTGCGCTGGTCGCTATCCTGTGCGCGCGGCTCGGGGGCGAACTTGCCGAGACCCTCCAAGAGGTCGCCGACACCGAAATTGCGCAACGCGCTGCCGAAATAGACCGGTGTCAGATGTCCCTCGCGGAACGCTTCGAGCTCGAACGGTTTCGAGGCCTCGGTGACCAGCTCGAGCTCGTCCTTCACGGCGGAGGCATCGAGATTGGCGTTGAGCTTGGCGAGCTCGGCGATTTCGATCTGCTGCGCCGCGCCGGTCTTGGCTCCGCCGCCTTCGAGCAGGCGGACACCGCCGTTAATGACATCATAAGTGCCGAGGAAATCGCGCCCCCGGCCGACCGGCCAGGTCATCGGCGTGGTGTCGAGAGCCAGCGTCTTCTCGATCTCGTCGAGCAGCTCGAAAACGTCGCGGCTCTCGCGGTCCATCTTGTTGATGAACGTGATGATCGGGATATCGCGAAGGCGACAGACCTCGAACAGCTTTCGCGTGCGTGCCTCGATACCTTTGGCCGCGTCGATCACCATCACGGCGGAATCGACCGCCGTGAGCGTGCGATAGGTGTCCTCCGAAAAGTCCTCGTGGCCCGGCGTGTCCAGCAGGTTGAACACGAGGCCCTCGAACTCGAAGGTCATCACCGACGTCACGACCGAGATGCCGCGCTCGCGCTCGATCTTCATCCAGTCCGAACGGGTATTGCGCCGCTCGCCCTTGGCCTTGACCTGGCCGGCAAGGTTGATGGCGCCGCCGAACAGCAGCAGCTTTTCGGTCAGCGTGGTCTTGCCGGCGTCCGGATGCGAGATGATCGCAAAGGTGCGCCGCCGCGCCACTTCGGCGGCAAGCGGGGAACGGGCCGGCG
This genomic interval from Bradyrhizobium guangzhouense contains the following:
- the purF gene encoding amidophosphoribosyltransferase, producing MRHPDQDAHTELDPGSAALELQDDLEGDTVREECGVFGIYGHPDAAAITALGLHALQHRGQEAAGIVSYDGSRFHSERRLGLVGDTFSRREVIDRLPGTMAVGHVRYATTGATILRNVQPLFAELNAGGLAVAHNGNLSNGLTLRRELVRNGAMMQSTSDTEVILHLVARSRRSRFIERYIDALREIEGAYALVSLTNKKLVGARDPRGIRPLVLGELDGCPILTSETCALDIIGARFVRDIEPGEVIVFDENGQDIHKPFPPMAPRPCIFEYIYFSRPDSIVHGRSVYEVRKAFGAQLARESHVPVDVVVPVPDSGVPAAVGYSQHSGVPFELGIIRNHYVGRTFIQPTQAIRESGVRMKHSANRAAIEGKRIILIDDSLVRGTTSKKIVRMMRDAGAKEVHFRLASPPILYPDYYGIDLPDRGGLLAATHSLEEMRELIGADSLAFLSIDGMYRAMGEPGRDPANPKFADHCFTGVYPTHLTDQTQIEPQPRQLSLLAEAS
- a CDS encoding SDR family NAD(P)-dependent oxidoreductase; translated protein: MTKPLADRIALVTGASRGIGFAAALALAKAGAHIVATARTQGGLEELDDEIRKDGGSATLVPLNLTDTDGIARLGAGLHERYGKLDILVGNAGVLGPSSPIGHIELKTFNDVMAVNVSANFQLIRCMEPLLKQSDAGRAVFITSGAANKATAYVSPYAASKAALETLARAWAQETANTAIRVNLFNPGPIRTRMRATLMPGEDPATLDTPEQVAEFIVPMCAPDWTETGKFYDYKTRSLMSFRAPA
- a CDS encoding ABC transporter substrate-binding protein: MTTIARRSAALLACAAVFGFASSAYAQDKTVTIGVLNDMSSLYADIGGPGSVVAVKMAVEDSGLLAKGWKIDVVSGDHQNKPDVGVNIARQWIDTQKVDMITDTPNSGVALAVSNVAKEKNVVLLNNGGASADLTGKACNANTISYTYDTYMLANGTGKALTKAGGDSWFFLTADYAFGAALERDTSAVVTANGGKVLGGVKHPLNTSDFSSFLLQAQNSKAKIIGLANAGGDTTNAIKQAAEFGIVEGGQKLAALLLFINDVHSLGLKTAHGLTFTESFYWDLNDSTRAWSKRFQERTANKAMPSMTQAGNYAGVIHYLKALEALGGNPHDGAKVVAKMKEIPTDDPLFGKGPLREDGRRIIPAYLFEVKKPEESKGPWDYYKLVSTIPAEDAARPLKDSECPLVKK
- the der gene encoding ribosome biogenesis GTPase Der, which gives rise to MPFTIAIIGRPNVGKSTLFNRLVGQKLALVDDLPGVTRDRREGEARLGDLEFTIIDTAGLDEGAKGSLTARMQEQTEAAIAQADALFFVIDARIGLTPTDRAFADFARKANKPVLLIANKSEGKHGDAGAMESFALGLGDPIQISAEHGEGMGELYDALAKLMPEPVEEDEAEDDEPVSEEEAATRPIRVAIVGRPNAGKSTLINHLLGEERLLTSPEAGTTRDSIAVEINWKGREFRVFDTAGLRRRSRIEEKLEKLSVADALRAVRFAEVVVMMMDSQNRFEEQDLRIADLIEREGRAVVLAVNKWDLMETKGGGAISALRRDADHWLPQLKGVPIVAVSGLMGEGIDRLMQAIQDAYALWNRRVPTSALNRWFEQAIQANPPPAVSGRRLKLNYITQTKARPPSFVLFCSRADAVPQSYLRYLINSMREAFDLPGTPVRITLREKANPFAHKRKRPS
- a CDS encoding tetratricopeptide repeat protein, translated to MSELFDEVDEEVRREQLKKLWDKYSLYFIALMVLIVAAVGGWRGYQYLEAKKAAEAGATFEKAVELSEQGKHAEAETAFADLAAKAPFGYRTLSRLRAAAEASARDPKAAAKMYDDIAADRSVGSEWQDLAKIRAASLLVDSASYADIQQRLETSAEPKSTFRHSARELLALSAWRNNDMAAARKWVDAIAEDGETPPGLRSRAEALQALLPPVAKS
- a CDS encoding class I adenylate-forming enzyme family protein, whose translation is MDWSRSQIPPMRSEARFGDRVVPAFVDRPSSLWAMIAQTSARNGEGEALVCGHVRLSWQQTVEQAARIASGFRRLGLQRGDRVAILLGNRIEFPLLLFAAAHEGLVTVLLGTRQQKPEIAYVLADCGAKILIHEAALAERLPDARDVPDVIHRIAIDDDAKLSRFSVLADNAPAPTPIEANEEDTAMILYTSGTTGKPKGAMLAHCNIVHSSMVFVSCLELTAADRSIAAVPLAHVTGVVANITTMICCGGALIIMPEFKAADYLKLAARERVTYTVMVPAMYNLCLLQPDFDSYDLASWRIGGFGGAPMPVATIEKLKAAIPGLKLANCYGATETTSPSTIMPGELTASHIDSVGLPCPGARIIAMGANGRELPPGEIGELWIQSASVIKGYWNNPKATAESFTAGFWHSGDLGSVDSDGFVRVFDRQKDMINRGGLKIYSAEVESVLAGHPAVVESAIIAKPCPVLGERVHAVVVTRVQVGSEDLRAWCAERLSDYKVPETMAITADPLPRNANGKVLKRQLRELW
- a CDS encoding NnrU family protein gives rise to the protein MGLLVMILGLVLFFAAHVFTTKRDARAQAIARLGEGTYKILYSVVSLAGLALIVWGFGHYRATGWIDVWHPPKAMKHITIALMLPAVILVVASYLRGRIYATLKHPMLAGVKLWAFAHLLANGDLGSIILFGSFLGWGVYDRISLKHRADSGGPPIPVGGVTNDLIAIAVGIVVYLALAFAFHPVVIGVPVMGG
- a CDS encoding peptide chain release factor 3 codes for the protein MSDIAATTAESPARSPLAAEVARRRTFAIISHPDAGKTTLTEKLLLFGGAINLAGQVKAKGERRNTRSDWMKIERERGISVVTSVMTFEFEGLVFNLLDTPGHEDFSEDTYRTLTAVDSAVMVIDAAKGIEARTRKLFEVCRLRDIPIITFINKMDRESRDVFELLDEIEKTLALDTTPMTWPVGRGRDFLGTYDVINGGVRLLEGGGAKTGAAQQIEIAELAKLNANLDASAVKDELELVTEASKPFELEAFREGHLTPVYFGSALRNFGVGDLLEGLGKFAPEPRAQDSDQRRVEATDPRMSAFVFKIQANMDPNHRDRIAFARLCSGKLSRGMKAKLVRTGKSMPLSSPQFFFAQDRSVADEAFAGDVVGIPNHGTLRIGDTLTEGEDFNFVGVPSFAPEIVRRVRLTDAMKAKKLKEALQQMSEEGVVQVFRPRDGAPALVGVVGALQLDVLKARLEAEYSLPVEFEVSEFQLARWVSSEDRKKLDTFIAANTSSIADDVDGDPVYLARNEFYLGYTKERAEGIEFTNVKDVKKKG